GAGAAATTACATTCATAGATTACAACACTGTGGTGACAAACATAATCGCTACCTGGATAATGTTCAGGGATGTGTTTGTAAGTAAATTTCAACACTTATCCACCGCACCAAAGTAGCAAGGATGTGTTTGGGGTGGATGATGGGCAGGAGCGGAGGGGCTCAGCCCAAACCTACAGGAGTCCGGAGACATGTTCCTCCATTTTTTCACAGCCGTATGCACTATTTTTCAAGCACATTGTCCTGGCTGTGTTTAATGGACGCACAAACCATTGTGCATAGGTTACAGGTAGCATGTTACAGTAGTTTTTCCTCTGTCATCTGATTTAAAACTGGTCAAATGACATCAACAATCTCTGCTTATGACAGCTTAATCAGTGCAATACACAaatgacacaccaaaaacactCCTACATAttttagagagaaaagaaatgtagGAATTATAGTCCACATAAGCCTACATAAGGGATTTGATTAGAATTTCACTGATTCAAagagtaataaaacaaaattaatcaaCTATCTACACTAATTGATGATTTAATGACAGGGTTCTCTCATTTGAATTCAGAGTCGTCTGATGACAGCAGCAGCTTGTTGTACATATCTCTGTTATGTTATTaattaatgatgatgatttggCAGCGCTCCAAAATGCACGTTCAGTGCAGCATTTTTCAATATAACTGTGTCACCGAGTCAGGTCTTCTCAGCATTTTTGCtttcaagtctcaagtcaagtcTCACAGTATACAGCTCTTGTTTTTGATTGTTCATTTTATCTATTACTATAATGGGACAAACAGGACAGGATTTAGGATTCAGGACAACTGCTCGTAATTCTAGCTGTCCTTAATTTTTTGGGACTTCTGGTCACTCTAAGGGTAGGGATTTGGCATAAACAGCTACAATGAAGTAAATGTTCACAGAAAaatctgcaacattttaatCCATGCCATAATAATTTGGGTTGCTTGAATTGGGAATCAAGGATCCCCAACACTGCCAAGTAAATGTGGTCTTCAATGAATCCTGAATTGAAAATCAGGCCAACAGAAGAACACTTACTAAATATTAGATTTCTTTAGAGAATAATATAGATTTGGGATTTGGCTTTTGAGAAAACATTAAGAACTGGGGCCCCAGATGCCACCCCTGTGCTCCACCCCTGATGATGGGTGTGTAAAACTTTGACACCATAGTCTGGGGTTGACATCCAGACTCCTgtctgtggttaggtttaggcaagagaaGCACTTTGGTTAAGGGGTAGGGGAGGACtgtggtttcagtaaaatgttgATAATCACTTTGTGTCTGGTGCTTAAAGTGACTGCTGGCTTTTCCTGTATTTCACAAGGATCATGATctttccctaaccttaaccaaagtgttgcctaaacataaccaaaaaTAGATTAATAACGCAGTaaccactgacaaaaaacaacacacgtttcagacaaaaacaacatttcctcattatgttaaAAGAAAACCATAATCCGGCTGGCATTATATTTCCttcaaaatgtattcactgtTGTGATCTGCAACATTTACTCAGTAGTCACATTTGTACTGGAGGTCATTCATCAAGCCGTGagataacataaaataatatcacaaatatgtattttttactattCTATTAGAATCAAAACTGCAAACTTGGGTTGTAAATAGCATTACCTGGCACACTACGTTatacatttattcatcttttttttcctcaagtgTGTATTATGTACAGTCCACTTGGCCTATACACTTTGTAGACATATAAAGATACAGGTGGTGTTGATTGCATTAAGGTTTCTGTTGACACTATCTTCTCGGCCATCCAAGTGTCAAAGTGGTCACTGCCTGCTCATTCCCGAGAGATGCTTGTCAAGACCGCGATAGAAAGtgtcttaaaggaacagtgtgtaggatttagtgtcatctagtggtgaggactgccgATTGCAACCAGCCGAAACTTATCCCGGGTGCCGAGCATGAACCCAAATGATCCACATTAGTCtgttcctcttcaaaacaaactgactcGATGATTTAAACTGGCAagaacactgaataaagcagtttcatattAAAAACTCAGTGATTTCACAGCGCTGTTTAGATCGTTTCAGAGGGACTGTAAACTACAATGCCCACTGTTAAAATACGAAATCTCTTTGGCCCTATcaagagtcagtgtttgttttgtctgttcttTGCTATTGTAGGAAAATGGCGGTGCACGATGGCGTACTCTGTAAACAAGGACCCACTCCCActttatgtagatataaactgctcattctaaggtcacaaaaaacacaacagttcttagTTCAGGTGAtgatacactaaagaaaacacgtatattatattcaattatGCCATTCCATTCCCCCAATATATCCCCttaagggctcatttatgctcaaagTTAGATAGGTACAGACACTGATGGAGCCTTCTGTCTGTACTGCATTTATTAGATCCatatttcttcatgttttctgaaaactAATGGACACAGACGAAACAGAGCATTGCTATTGGAGACTGTGGGACAGGTTAGCCTATTTCAAGCAAGATGCGACCATAGGAGCTggcaaagacattttaaaaatggcagaatgGAATAAATCGTAATTTAATGAAACAAATTCTCCTTCCACACATATTTAGTGGCCTCACAGACCACCACCGTCTTCAACGCTGCCTCTattaaaaggtacattattatCCACCGTCCCCTCATTTGTTGTTGACTGAAACCTTTGATTCTGCCCTCTTGTGCCCTCTATTGGCTTTATCTGTGCCATCATGAAAGACGAATGGAAGTACGTTGGCAGTGAAAGGGATGTATCCATTTTTGTAAGTAAAGGGATTATAAATAagccttaaatcctacacaccggacCTTTAACCTTACACAAGAGATTGTCACCCACTTAGGAGAACATCAGTGGCCTGCCTTGGCCACAGCTCTGAGTCTTTACAAGAGACAAAACAGAATTTCTTTACATTCTCatacagtgtttttatgtcagtgGCATTGAACATTGTTAAATTACTAAACTACAGATAACCCAGTTTGGCATTATGCAAAATGTTTACAGTGTAGTTAAGATACTCACAATCTTCAGGTTATCTTTCCCAGCACAGCCCATGCTaattaaaatactgaataagGCCATCAGCCACTGTTCTGAGTGGTAGGTTGTAACACAGTTATCTTCTGTCCAtctagtggaaaaaaaaaagaaaaacccagcTCCCTCCACCAGTTGGCATGGAAGCTGGGTAAACATGAGCTTTAAGTGTATCTTGTCTTTCCTTCCCGTGAGTATTTGTCGTTCTGCAGCCGTGAGTCTCCTGCATGTAGCCTCTAAAAAGTTAAGATCTCGAATTCCATCCAGCTGCTTATTTCTTATACCTGTCCATTTCCTCAGTAATGGAAAAGAGCTGCTGGATCCACTCAAGTGGAGAAGAGTTAAGGGATTACAAACCCCTTAtatctgcacaaacacacacacttcaatgCTGCAAAAATCTCTCCCATAGTGCCACTTGCTTGACCACTATTGTGCGAATAAGACCCTGAAGAAGAGATGAGCTTTCAAAGCTGTGCTGCTGTGGTCTCTTATTTACAATATTATTACATTCATGTTCTTCAGTCACTGTCagttaaaaacatacacacagtattACAGTAATAAGATGAACCTGCACTACTGAACATATAGATTTCAATTCTATAGCGAGTTAAAACATAATCTGACGCTGACCAACCACAAAAACTTATATTGCACATGTTAATGTAATCTAATGTTCACACAAACTGTTTGACTGTAAGGAAACAATAATTAAAGCTTAGTGTCTTCAGTTTGTTACTAAGATAGACAGCCACTGTCAAAAAGACTTCCATTATTGCAAGTTTATAATaccctttttgcctttttttgctctgatcaaactaacaatccactcctcctgagtaaaaataaatgaacctccagtattttagatttattatcCAAGTCGCCTCAGTCACTACAGCTTCATAGCACTTCATGCTCCTCATTAGACTACATTCAAATGAGGAGAGAACCAATGCTCGTGCACTGATCGTTACTATCCCATTCGACCAATCGCTCTGTTCCTCAGCTTAGACTGTGTTCTGCTCCAGTAAGGGCGGATGTTCTTTAGGTTGTTGGGGTGGTTCGGTCCCCtggtcctgctgctgctcaggtggtggtggtggaggcgGCTGCTCAGGTGTTGgatcagattttaggatttccTTCTGAGGTGGCTGAGGTGGCTGTGGTGGCGTCGCCTGCTGTGGTTCTGCATTGGGCATCTCTTTCCTGTCGCTGGGCTGTATCTCCAGAgctggtgtgtctttgcagcaGAAATACTGCTGCCAGATTTTCCTGAAGGCCGAGCGGAACTTCTTAATACGGAAAGCGTAGATAATCGGGTTGACAGCGGAGTTACCATGGGTGAGCAGGATGGCGATGTAGAGGAGGACTATAGGCTTGTTGCACTCAGGGCAGAAGAGGGTGATGCAGTTGATGATGTGGAGCGGGAGCCAGCTGATGGCGAAGAGAAAAAGAACGAGAGCCAATGACTTAGCGAGATTCAGCTCCTTGTCATAGTATTTGTTGGGGTCTGTGTGACTGGTGGTGAACTTCTTGCTGTTAAGTTGCTTGTGGATCATGTAGAAGATCTCTGCATAGATGACCAGCATGAGCAGCAGCGGTGGCAGCACCCAgccaaaaaagttgaaatagaCCATATAGTCCATGCTGATGACGTTCTCAAACTGGCAGGTGATGACGAGGTCAGAGCTGATGGAGCCGTTCTGCTGAAGG
The DNA window shown above is from Plectropomus leopardus isolate mb chromosome 8, YSFRI_Pleo_2.0, whole genome shotgun sequence and carries:
- the adora1b gene encoding adenosine receptor A1b translates to MPGALLSTQSLYIGMEVVIAVASVIGNVMVVWAVKINKSLRDTTFCFIVSLALADIAVGALVIPLAITISIGLQTHFYSCLLVACTVLVLTQSSILALLAIAIDRYLRVKIPTRYKRVVTPRRAGLAVVICWTVAFIVGLTPMLGWNNLKRLQQNGSISSDLVITCQFENVISMDYMVYFNFFGWVLPPLLLMLVIYAEIFYMIHKQLNSKKFTTSHTDPNKYYDKELNLAKSLALVLFLFAISWLPLHIINCITLFCPECNKPIVLLYIAILLTHGNSAVNPIIYAFRIKKFRSAFRKIWQQYFCCKDTPALEIQPSDRKEMPNAEPQQATPPQPPQPPQKEILKSDPTPEQPPPPPPPEQQQDQGTEPPQQPKEHPPLLEQNTV